One Brassica oleracea var. oleracea cultivar TO1000 chromosome C7, BOL, whole genome shotgun sequence genomic window carries:
- the LOC106302874 gene encoding glutathione S-transferase T2-like codes for MDSRNNYTQSSSYVGLLYSQQGSSVQHENFPYVNKFCGAYATAERQISSGESDTDVLKRAHDIFYSDHITKFSLEHAWCVLRYEQKWLNLNTPKASSKRKNGETTAETSTTENGDHETRPEGIKAAKSKRNTAQGKSVAEYTSLWKMKKEDLAMKERLSKLAILDTLLAKSEPLTEAKEIVKNKLLAAYF; via the coding sequence ATGGATTCAAGAAATAATTATACGCAGTCCTCTAGCTACGTAGGACTGCTTTACAGTCAACAAGGTAGTAGTGTTCAACATGAAAACTTTCCTTATGTTAACAAGTTCTGCGGCGCTTACGCCACAGCAGAGAGGCAAATTAGCAGTGGTGAGAGTGACACTGATGTTCTCAAGAGGGCTCATGACATCTTCTACTCTGATCACATAACCAAGTTCAGCCTCGAGCATGCGTGGTGTGTGTTGAGGTATGAACAGAAATGGCTCAACCTCAACACTCCAAAAGCGAGCTCAAAGAGGAAAAATGGTGAAACAACAGCTGAAACGTCAACCACCGAGAATGGTGATCATGAGACCCGGCCTGAAGGTATCAAGGCTGCTAAATCGAAAAGGAACACTGCTCAAGGGAAGTCTGTTGCTGAGTATACCTCTCTTTGGAAAATGAAGAAGGAGGATTTGGCCATGAAGGAGAGACTGTCTAAGTTGGCTATACTAGATACTCTCCTCGCCAAGTCAGAGCCATTAACTGAGGCAAAAGAAATTGTGAAGAATAAGCTCTTAGCTGCGTACTTCTGA